One region of Haladaptatus cibarius D43 genomic DNA includes:
- a CDS encoding LEA type 2 family protein, whose translation MTPRNLFGKFVVGILSVCVITAGGLGVAVTSGILTVGQPTVEEVRTDWGAVNPETSEIRTEIDLHNPSSVGVPGVADVNYAVEMNDVTVAEGTSNDVGVPTGESTISLSTQMDNQKIPAWWASHINNGEQTTVSIQPAISLPLVSKNLPAEERSFETNLLGAFESNETQTMTAGEKTVLRVTETDAEWGKATEERTPLNVGATVENPASGDVAFSQLGYTITMNDVTVAEGTTDGEVNVAPGEKTTFAIDSTFDNGKLPTWWESHVENGEQTTMDVQFYATVDEDGKTKKVTLPFLSKRVVFTTDALGGGETTTKTVPRTEATKFQPPKLQSVESEWVVPETENTGIRTSAVVQNPNQPGSLFADRLSVDASYRVLMNDVQLVEGQTSRTLDSGRTDLELSGDITDREVQQWWASHVNNGEETDRVVERDVTVDAGFARLPVGGKAERGTITTDMLGPVDSSSTLDFSVAGRQVGTVSETRAKWGDATMAETPIESSAVVKNDRSESIHITEIGSRVTMNDVVLADEANERDIEIASNSQATIRDTVQLDNSKLGAWWKTHLRQGEESTLSVEYYVIVEYQGYTERVELDTLNYEKSVTTDMLGNESA comes from the coding sequence GTGACGCCGCGTAACCTGTTCGGCAAATTCGTCGTCGGGATACTGTCGGTGTGCGTCATCACGGCGGGAGGACTCGGCGTGGCCGTCACGTCCGGAATACTGACCGTCGGTCAACCGACCGTCGAAGAAGTCCGAACCGATTGGGGTGCGGTGAACCCTGAGACGAGCGAGATTCGGACGGAAATCGACCTCCACAATCCGAGTTCCGTCGGCGTCCCCGGCGTCGCTGACGTGAACTACGCAGTCGAAATGAACGACGTGACTGTCGCCGAGGGAACGAGCAACGATGTCGGTGTTCCAACGGGAGAGTCCACGATTTCGCTTTCGACGCAGATGGACAACCAAAAAATTCCTGCGTGGTGGGCGAGCCACATCAACAACGGCGAACAGACCACTGTGAGTATCCAACCAGCAATCAGCCTGCCACTGGTTTCGAAGAACCTTCCCGCCGAAGAACGCTCGTTCGAGACGAACCTGCTCGGCGCGTTCGAAAGCAACGAAACGCAGACGATGACCGCCGGAGAAAAGACGGTGCTCCGCGTGACCGAAACCGACGCCGAGTGGGGCAAAGCAACCGAAGAACGAACCCCGCTCAACGTCGGCGCAACCGTCGAGAATCCGGCCAGTGGAGATGTCGCCTTCTCACAACTCGGCTACACTATCACGATGAACGACGTGACGGTCGCCGAAGGAACGACGGACGGCGAGGTGAACGTTGCACCAGGCGAGAAAACGACGTTCGCAATCGACTCGACGTTCGACAACGGCAAACTGCCGACGTGGTGGGAGAGCCACGTCGAAAACGGCGAACAGACCACGATGGACGTGCAGTTTTACGCCACGGTTGACGAAGACGGCAAAACGAAGAAAGTCACGCTTCCCTTCCTGAGCAAGCGCGTCGTCTTCACGACCGACGCGTTGGGCGGCGGCGAAACGACCACGAAAACCGTACCGCGAACCGAGGCGACGAAATTCCAACCGCCGAAACTCCAGTCGGTTGAAAGCGAGTGGGTCGTCCCCGAAACCGAAAACACCGGGATTCGAACGAGCGCAGTCGTGCAGAACCCGAATCAACCGGGGTCGCTGTTCGCAGACCGCCTTTCGGTCGATGCAAGCTATCGCGTGCTGATGAACGACGTGCAGTTGGTCGAAGGCCAGACGAGCCGAACCCTCGATTCGGGTCGCACCGACCTCGAACTGTCCGGCGACATCACCGACCGTGAAGTTCAACAATGGTGGGCTAGCCACGTCAACAACGGCGAGGAAACCGACCGCGTGGTCGAACGCGACGTGACGGTCGATGCCGGATTCGCTCGTCTGCCCGTCGGCGGCAAAGCGGAGCGCGGAACCATCACGACCGACATGCTCGGGCCGGTGGATTCGAGTTCGACGCTGGATTTCTCGGTCGCAGGGAGACAGGTCGGAACCGTCTCCGAGACGCGAGCGAAGTGGGGTGACGCGACGATGGCCGAGACGCCAATCGAATCCTCCGCCGTCGTGAAAAACGACCGAAGCGAATCGATACACATCACCGAAATCGGCTCCCGCGTGACGATGAACGACGTCGTCCTCGCGGACGAAGCAAACGAGCGAGACATCGAAATCGCATCAAACAGCCAAGCGACGATTCGGGACACGGTTCAGCTCGACAACTCGAAACTGGGCGCGTGGTGGAAGACCCATCTTCGACAGGGAGAAGAGAGTACGCTTTCGGTCGAATACTACGTCATCGTGGAGTATCAGGGCTACACCGAGCGCGTCGAACTCGACACACTGAACTACGAAAAGTCGGTAACGACCGACATGCTCGGCAACGAATCCGCCTGA